Proteins encoded together in one Chitinophaga sp. LS1 window:
- the ilvB gene encoding biosynthetic-type acetolactate synthase large subunit: MQQKDVLPMKPEPANQPAAATEEKLHITGSEAVIRSLIAEDVKTIFGYPGGAIMPIYDALYDFQDEVHHILVRHEQGATHAAQGYARTSGKVGVVFATSGPGATNLVTGLADAYMDSTPMVCITGQVAAHLLGTDAFQETDVIGITIPITKWNIQVTRAEDIPGAIAKAFYIAASGRPGPVLVDITKNAQVAKFDFEYSKCEYIRSYHPVPKLNIEAVKSAAALINEAERPYILCGHGVLLAGAEKELIALSEKAGIPIASTLLGLSAVPVDHPNYVGFLGMHGNYAPNIKTDECDVVIAVGMRFDDRVTGDVTRYVKQAKVIHIEIDAAEINKIITATVGVHADAKTALKALLPLVKEAKHDEWIAGFKEADKQEQEKVNRGELYPTEGALKMAEVVRIISERTGGKAVLVTDVGQHQMIASRYYRFKDPNTNITSGGMGTMGFSLPAAMGAKMGAQEKEVVAVIGDGCFQMTLQELGTIYQSQIGVKIVILNNNFLGMVRQWQQLFHDKRYSSTEMTNPDFVQIAKGFYIPGKKVTDRADIVAAVDEMISHDGAYLLEVVVEKEDNVFPMVPAGAPIAHIRLE, encoded by the coding sequence ATGCAACAGAAGGATGTGTTACCGATGAAGCCTGAGCCGGCTAATCAGCCAGCAGCGGCTACTGAGGAAAAACTACATATTACCGGTTCCGAAGCCGTAATCCGCTCGCTGATTGCAGAAGATGTGAAAACCATTTTCGGCTATCCAGGTGGGGCCATTATGCCCATTTATGATGCCCTATACGATTTTCAGGATGAGGTCCATCATATATTAGTACGCCACGAACAGGGTGCTACCCATGCTGCGCAGGGGTATGCCCGTACCTCTGGTAAGGTGGGTGTGGTATTTGCTACTTCCGGCCCCGGTGCTACCAACCTGGTAACTGGTCTGGCAGATGCTTATATGGATTCTACTCCAATGGTATGTATCACAGGTCAGGTGGCTGCTCACCTGCTGGGTACCGATGCCTTCCAGGAAACTGATGTGATCGGGATTACCATTCCTATTACTAAATGGAATATCCAGGTAACCCGTGCTGAAGATATCCCGGGAGCTATCGCCAAAGCATTTTACATTGCTGCCAGTGGTCGTCCGGGTCCTGTACTGGTAGATATTACCAAGAATGCACAGGTTGCCAAGTTCGATTTTGAATATAGCAAGTGTGAATATATCCGTAGTTATCACCCTGTTCCAAAGCTGAACATCGAAGCGGTGAAATCTGCTGCTGCCCTGATAAACGAAGCTGAGCGACCTTACATCCTGTGTGGACATGGGGTACTGCTCGCTGGCGCTGAAAAGGAACTGATCGCCCTGTCTGAAAAAGCAGGTATTCCGATCGCTTCCACCTTGTTAGGTCTCTCTGCCGTTCCGGTAGATCATCCTAACTATGTGGGTTTCCTGGGTATGCATGGTAACTATGCACCGAACATCAAAACCGACGAGTGTGATGTAGTCATTGCTGTAGGTATGCGCTTTGATGACCGCGTAACAGGGGATGTTACCAGATATGTAAAACAGGCAAAGGTTATCCACATCGAAATTGATGCTGCTGAGATCAACAAGATCATCACTGCAACAGTAGGTGTACATGCCGATGCTAAAACTGCGCTGAAAGCCTTGTTGCCATTGGTGAAAGAAGCAAAACACGATGAGTGGATTGCTGGCTTCAAAGAGGCAGACAAGCAGGAACAGGAGAAGGTAAACCGTGGTGAACTGTACCCTACAGAAGGTGCCCTGAAAATGGCGGAAGTAGTACGTATCATCTCTGAACGTACAGGAGGTAAAGCAGTACTGGTTACAGACGTAGGTCAGCACCAGATGATTGCCAGCCGTTACTACCGCTTCAAGGATCCAAATACCAATATCACCAGTGGCGGTATGGGTACCATGGGTTTCTCACTGCCAGCTGCTATGGGTGCTAAGATGGGTGCTCAGGAAAAAGAAGTAGTAGCTGTGATTGGGGATGGTTGTTTCCAGATGACCTTACAGGAGTTAGGCACGATTTACCAGTCACAGATTGGTGTGAAGATCGTGATCCTGAACAACAACTTCCTGGGTATGGTGCGTCAGTGGCAGCAGCTGTTCCATGACAAGCGTTATTCTTCCACCGAAATGACTAACCCTGACTTCGTACAGATTGCGAAAGGGTTTTACATTCCGGGCAAGAAGGTAACTGACCGTGCTGATATTGTGGCGGCCGTTGATGAAATGATCTCCCACGATGGTGCTTACCTGCTGGAGGTAGTCGTAGAGAAGGAAGACAACGTATTCCCGATGGTACCAGCTGGTGCTCCAATTGCTCATATCAGGCTCGAGTAG
- a CDS encoding nucleotidyltransferase family protein yields the protein MQPTLLILAAGMASRYGSLKQIQQFGPSGETIIDYSIYDAIRAGFGKIVFIIRKDFEAEFREIFEPKLKGRVQTDYVYQEMDAFLDGYPVPADRTKPWGTAHAVLCAKNAINEPFAVINADDFYGRDSFEKMAKFLENSCKPDVYSVVGYQLNKTISEHGSVSRGVCAADSNGNLAEINERTKVYKDGDKIVYENADGSKHELAPETPVSMNFWGFHQNVFENSQKLFKEFLEKDGDKPKSEFFIPIVVDNFIQNKLGVVNVLPTGAQWFGVTYKEDAPGVQASLSALVESGEYPTNLWK from the coding sequence ATGCAACCCACTTTATTGATTCTGGCAGCCGGTATGGCGAGCCGTTATGGTAGTTTGAAACAAATACAGCAGTTTGGCCCTAGCGGTGAGACTATTATCGACTACTCAATCTATGACGCGATCAGAGCAGGTTTTGGTAAGATTGTGTTTATTATCAGGAAGGATTTTGAAGCGGAATTCAGAGAGATTTTTGAACCTAAACTGAAGGGTCGCGTACAGACTGATTACGTATATCAGGAGATGGATGCTTTCCTGGATGGATATCCGGTACCAGCGGATCGTACTAAGCCGTGGGGTACTGCGCATGCTGTATTGTGTGCTAAAAACGCGATCAACGAACCATTTGCAGTGATCAACGCAGATGACTTTTATGGTCGTGATTCGTTTGAGAAAATGGCGAAATTTCTCGAAAACTCCTGCAAACCTGATGTATATAGCGTAGTGGGTTACCAGCTGAACAAGACCATTTCTGAGCATGGTTCCGTATCCCGTGGGGTATGTGCCGCTGATAGCAATGGCAACCTGGCTGAGATCAACGAGCGTACCAAGGTATATAAGGATGGCGATAAGATCGTATACGAAAATGCTGATGGCAGCAAGCACGAACTGGCACCTGAAACACCGGTATCCATGAATTTCTGGGGTTTCCACCAGAATGTATTTGAGAATAGCCAGAAGCTGTTCAAGGAATTCCTGGAGAAAGATGGTGATAAGCCGAAGTCTGAATTCTTTATTCCGATTGTAGTGGACAACTTCATTCAGAACAAACTGGGTGTGGTTAATGTATTACCTACAGGTGCACAGTGGTTCGGTGTTACATACAAGGAAGATGCACCAGGCGTACAGGCTAGTTTGTCAGCACTGGTTGAGTCAGGAGAATATCCAACTAACCTGTGGAAATAA
- the ilvN gene encoding acetolactate synthase small subunit: MQKEYTITVYTEDRIGITNRITVIFTRRRINITSLTTAPTEIEGVYKFIITVLSERSLLDKVVGQIERLVEIHRAFVHEEDEVVYQELALYKISTKALKNGSIEKLIRENAARILTITDEYFVLEKTGHQEELVALQAKLAPYGLIEYSKSGRVAIVKWSRRFHDHLKNLSELETDDLAEVDYTHGQPGSHQAESI, translated from the coding sequence ATGCAAAAAGAATATACAATCACGGTATATACAGAAGACAGGATCGGTATCACGAACCGTATCACTGTTATCTTTACGCGCCGTCGAATCAATATCACCAGCCTCACAACCGCACCAACGGAGATTGAGGGTGTTTACAAGTTCATCATCACTGTACTGTCAGAAAGATCGCTACTGGATAAAGTAGTTGGTCAGATCGAGCGACTGGTGGAAATTCACCGTGCATTTGTACATGAAGAGGATGAAGTGGTATACCAGGAGCTGGCACTGTATAAGATCTCAACCAAAGCATTGAAGAATGGCAGCATCGAAAAGCTGATCCGTGAAAATGCGGCAAGGATACTGACCATTACAGACGAATACTTTGTATTGGAGAAGACCGGTCACCAGGAGGAGCTGGTAGCGCTACAGGCGAAACTGGCACCTTATGGACTGATAGAGTATTCCAAGAGCGGTCGCGTGGCGATCGTGAAATGGAGTCGTCGTTTCCATGATCATTTGAAAAATCTGTCCGAACTAGAGACAGATGATCTGGCCGAAGTGGATTATACACACGGACAGCCAGGTTCACATCAGGCAGAGAGTATCTAA
- a CDS encoding branched-chain amino acid transaminase, with protein sequence MYSYYNENTIIYVDGEYKKATEAKIDLFGQSLHYGYAVFEGIRAYKTASGEVKIFKAEEHFDRFRRSCELIHMPYNYTNEELITACYKVLELNNMQEAYIRPLAYCPPNMTLKAASEMNVMICAWEWGAYLGEKLLKVMTSSYQRPNPKAFKIESKSAGLYINSILASQEAKSKGFDEALLLDLEGYVAEGPGANIFFEKDGKLVTPPPGAILPGITRATVIELCQELNIPLEQRLFTTDELKQADAAFFCGTAAELIGIESLDGQSFGKPWASSLGKLLQQAYKAKVLEKEFDRSSVKVA encoded by the coding sequence ATGTATAGCTATTACAACGAGAACACCATCATTTACGTGGACGGGGAGTATAAGAAAGCCACCGAAGCCAAAATCGACCTGTTTGGTCAGTCATTACATTATGGATACGCCGTATTCGAAGGTATCAGAGCTTATAAGACTGCTAGTGGAGAAGTGAAGATCTTCAAGGCAGAAGAGCACTTCGATCGTTTCCGTCGCAGCTGTGAGTTAATTCATATGCCTTACAACTACACCAACGAAGAGTTAATCACCGCTTGTTACAAGGTGCTGGAACTGAACAATATGCAGGAAGCATACATTCGTCCGCTGGCTTATTGCCCACCAAACATGACCCTGAAAGCTGCATCAGAAATGAACGTGATGATCTGTGCATGGGAATGGGGTGCTTACCTGGGTGAAAAGCTGCTGAAAGTAATGACATCTTCATATCAGCGTCCAAATCCAAAGGCATTCAAGATTGAATCCAAATCGGCAGGTTTGTACATCAACTCGATCCTGGCTTCTCAGGAAGCTAAGTCAAAAGGCTTTGACGAGGCACTGTTGCTGGATCTGGAAGGCTATGTAGCTGAAGGCCCTGGTGCTAATATCTTCTTCGAAAAAGATGGTAAGCTCGTAACCCCACCTCCAGGTGCTATTCTACCTGGTATCACCCGTGCTACAGTGATTGAACTGTGTCAGGAGCTGAACATTCCGTTAGAACAAAGACTGTTCACTACCGACGAACTGAAGCAGGCTGACGCTGCATTCTTCTGTGGTACTGCTGCTGAACTAATCGGCATCGAATCACTGGATGGTCAGAGTTTTGGTAAGCCATGGGCTTCATCTCTGGGTAAGCTGCTGCAGCAGGCTTATAAAGCTAAGGTGCTGGAGAAGGAATTTGATCGTTCTTCAGTGAAAGTGGCGTAA
- the ilvD gene encoding dihydroxy-acid dehydratase, whose product MELNKYSKTLTQDPTQPATQAQLYGIGLTDEDLKKAQVGIASMGYDGNTCNMHLNELAQEVKKGVWANDLVGLTFHTIGVSDGMTNGTPGMRYSLVSRDLIADSIETVVGGQYYDGLITVPGCDKNMPGSLIAMGRLNRPAIMVYGGSTSPGHYKGQDLNIISAFEALGQKMAGNMNDEDYKGIIMNSCPGAGACGGMYTANTMSSAIEAMGMSLPYSSSTPAQSEAKREECRVAGQYIRLLLERDIKPKDIMTFKAFENAAVVIMAMGGSTNAVLHMIAIAKAVGVKFNINDFQRISDSTPLIADLKPSGKYLMEDLHKIGGVPLVMKYLLKAGLLNGDCLTVTGKTIAENLESVPDLDFESQSIIVPVEKPLKESGHIQILYGNLAELGSVAKITGKEGEFFRGTARVFDGEYELIAGITSGRVKSGDVVVIRNVGPKGAPGMPEMLKPTSAIMGVGLGKSVALITDGRFSGGTHGFVVGHITPEAVEGGLIGLVEDNDMIEIDAKHNTIKLEVSDEEIAARRAKWVKPALKVTSGVLYKYAKLVSNATEGCVTDEA is encoded by the coding sequence ATGGAATTGAACAAGTACAGCAAAACGCTCACTCAGGACCCTACACAGCCTGCGACCCAGGCACAGTTGTATGGTATAGGTTTAACAGATGAGGACCTGAAGAAAGCACAGGTGGGCATTGCCAGCATGGGATATGATGGCAACACCTGTAATATGCACCTGAATGAACTGGCACAGGAGGTCAAAAAAGGGGTCTGGGCTAATGATTTGGTCGGCCTTACCTTTCATACCATAGGCGTCAGCGATGGTATGACCAATGGTACACCAGGTATGCGTTACTCGCTGGTCAGCCGTGATCTGATTGCTGATTCCATCGAAACTGTAGTAGGTGGCCAATATTATGATGGCCTCATCACTGTTCCTGGTTGTGACAAAAACATGCCAGGCTCCCTGATAGCAATGGGTCGTTTAAACCGTCCTGCTATCATGGTATATGGTGGTTCTACCTCTCCTGGTCATTATAAAGGACAGGATTTGAACATCATTTCCGCTTTTGAAGCACTTGGCCAGAAAATGGCGGGTAATATGAACGACGAGGATTATAAAGGTATCATCATGAACTCCTGCCCTGGTGCCGGTGCGTGTGGTGGTATGTATACAGCTAATACTATGAGCTCCGCTATCGAAGCAATGGGTATGAGCCTTCCTTACAGTTCTTCTACTCCTGCTCAGAGCGAAGCAAAACGCGAAGAATGTAGAGTAGCAGGCCAGTATATTCGTCTGCTGCTCGAAAGAGATATCAAGCCAAAGGACATTATGACCTTCAAGGCTTTTGAAAACGCTGCTGTAGTGATTATGGCCATGGGTGGTAGTACCAATGCCGTGCTGCATATGATCGCTATTGCAAAAGCAGTTGGTGTGAAGTTTAACATCAACGACTTCCAGCGTATCAGCGACAGCACTCCACTGATCGCCGATCTGAAACCAAGCGGTAAATACCTGATGGAAGACCTGCACAAAATTGGCGGCGTTCCATTGGTAATGAAATACCTGCTGAAAGCTGGTCTGCTCAATGGCGATTGTCTGACTGTAACTGGCAAGACCATTGCTGAAAACCTGGAAAGCGTACCAGACCTGGATTTCGAAAGCCAGAGCATCATCGTTCCGGTAGAAAAACCACTGAAAGAATCCGGTCACATCCAGATCCTGTATGGTAACCTGGCAGAACTGGGTTCCGTAGCTAAGATTACTGGTAAAGAAGGTGAGTTCTTCCGTGGTACCGCAAGGGTATTCGATGGTGAATATGAACTGATAGCAGGTATCACCAGTGGCCGTGTAAAGAGCGGCGACGTAGTGGTGATCCGCAACGTAGGTCCGAAAGGAGCACCAGGTATGCCTGAAATGCTGAAACCTACCTCCGCCATTATGGGTGTAGGTCTTGGTAAGAGCGTAGCACTGATCACCGATGGCCGTTTTTCCGGCGGTACCCACGGTTTCGTGGTAGGTCATATTACCCCTGAAGCGGTAGAAGGTGGCCTGATCGGATTGGTTGAGGACAACGATATGATCGAAATTGACGCAAAACACAACACCATTAAGCTGGAAGTAAGCGATGAAGAAATCGCTGCACGCCGCGCCAAATGGGTAAAACCTGCCCTGAAGGTAACTAGTGGGGTATTATATAAATACGCAAAACTTGTTTCAAATGCAACAGAAGGATGTGTTACCGATGAAGCCTGA
- a CDS encoding FAD-dependent oxidoreductase — protein sequence MLSYWEKQSLLQYDYIIAGSGIVGLSTAISLREAQPQARVLVLEKGVLPTGASTKNAGFACIGSLTELLADLRQLPAAEVLALLELRWQGLHALRHRVGDQHMDYRENGSYELIGEKELPALSEIDGMNDLLRPLLGGDAFTLVSSDFGFNKSYVKALIRNNFEGELHTGKMMRRLIDLALFYGVEIKTGCTISGISESDGGVYVSVGEYSFMAGRVGICTNAFTRELIPDLDVVPGRGQVLITDPIPGLPFKGIYHMDEGYYYFRELEGRVLFGGGRNMDFAGEATTVFELNTQIHTELENRLRYIILPGFSFNIADRWAGIMAFGQNRQPVIRRHSPRIALGVRMGGMGVAIGTAIGAQLADILIKE from the coding sequence ATGCTCAGCTACTGGGAAAAACAATCCCTTCTTCAATACGATTACATTATTGCCGGCAGTGGTATCGTGGGTTTGTCCACGGCTATCAGTCTGCGCGAAGCGCAGCCGCAGGCTCGTGTGCTTGTATTGGAAAAGGGAGTGTTGCCTACAGGGGCGAGTACAAAGAATGCGGGGTTTGCCTGTATAGGGAGTTTGACAGAGTTGCTGGCAGATTTGCGACAATTGCCTGCTGCTGAAGTATTGGCATTGTTGGAGTTGCGTTGGCAGGGGTTGCATGCCTTGCGGCATCGTGTGGGTGATCAGCATATGGATTACAGGGAGAATGGGAGTTATGAGCTGATAGGAGAGAAGGAGTTACCTGCACTGTCGGAAATTGATGGCATGAATGACTTGTTGCGGCCTTTGTTGGGGGGAGATGCGTTTACGTTGGTTTCCAGTGATTTCGGATTTAATAAGTCGTATGTAAAGGCTTTGATCAGGAATAATTTTGAGGGGGAGTTACATACGGGGAAGATGATGCGCCGGTTGATAGACCTGGCGCTTTTTTATGGGGTAGAGATTAAGACGGGGTGCACGATTTCAGGTATTTCGGAGTCTGATGGTGGTGTATATGTGTCAGTGGGTGAGTATTCCTTTATGGCGGGTCGGGTAGGAATCTGTACAAATGCATTTACCCGTGAGCTGATCCCTGACCTGGATGTAGTGCCCGGCAGGGGGCAGGTATTAATAACCGATCCTATACCAGGATTACCTTTTAAAGGTATCTACCATATGGACGAGGGGTATTATTACTTCAGGGAGCTGGAAGGCCGTGTACTATTCGGGGGAGGTCGTAATATGGACTTTGCCGGGGAGGCTACCACTGTTTTTGAATTGAATACCCAAATTCACACAGAACTGGAAAACCGTTTACGCTATATTATTTTGCCGGGTTTTTCGTTTAATATTGCTGACCGTTGGGCTGGCATCATGGCTTTTGGCCAGAACCGGCAGCCGGTTATCCGCCGTCATTCACCCCGAATCGCGCTGGGCGTAAGAATGGGCGGCATGGGCGTTGCAATTGGAACCGCTATCGGGGCACAATTAGCCGATATCCTTATAAAAGAATGA
- a CDS encoding NADP-dependent oxidoreductase, with the protein MSNLMRAALLREFGPASNLTIERIPVPLPAAGQLLIKVRAAGINPVDYKTRNGKGIAAKELVLPAVLGWDIAGEVVSLGDGVSRFDRNERVFGMSNFPHAGNAYAEYAIVQEDEFALIPASVSNEVAAATPLAALTAWEALFDHGQLAGGQKVLIHAAAGGVGHIAVQLAKWKGAYVVGTASQQNHGLLNELGVDLPLDYNTQDFTVIAKDMDVVLDGIGGENSLRSIDVLNPGGVLVCLPSMYKDDPVILEKAASKGVMVKWMMVTPSGERMEQLADLLAVGDLKVKVDQTFPLEDVGKAHEAVETGHVTGKVVLVI; encoded by the coding sequence ATGAGCAATCTCATGCGCGCAGCCCTGCTGCGGGAATTTGGCCCTGCCAGTAACCTGACTATCGAAAGAATACCCGTACCCCTGCCAGCGGCAGGTCAGTTACTTATAAAAGTACGCGCCGCAGGTATTAATCCTGTTGATTATAAAACCCGTAATGGGAAAGGCATAGCTGCCAAAGAACTGGTACTCCCTGCTGTACTTGGCTGGGATATAGCCGGTGAGGTGGTGAGCCTGGGTGATGGTGTAAGCCGTTTTGACAGAAATGAACGTGTGTTTGGAATGAGCAATTTTCCACATGCGGGGAATGCGTATGCAGAATACGCGATTGTGCAGGAAGATGAATTTGCCCTGATACCCGCTTCGGTGAGTAATGAGGTAGCAGCAGCTACCCCGTTGGCGGCACTCACAGCCTGGGAGGCATTGTTTGACCATGGCCAGCTGGCCGGGGGGCAAAAAGTATTGATCCATGCAGCAGCGGGTGGCGTTGGCCATATTGCAGTACAACTGGCTAAATGGAAAGGTGCTTATGTAGTAGGTACAGCTTCGCAGCAGAATCATGGTCTGCTGAATGAACTGGGAGTGGATCTGCCGCTGGATTATAACACACAGGATTTTACTGTTATAGCAAAGGATATGGATGTGGTGCTGGATGGTATAGGTGGTGAAAACTCACTTCGTTCTATAGATGTATTGAACCCCGGGGGCGTATTGGTATGCCTGCCTTCGATGTATAAAGATGATCCGGTGATCCTGGAGAAAGCTGCTTCCAAAGGAGTGATGGTGAAATGGATGATGGTAACCCCATCTGGTGAAAGAATGGAGCAACTGGCCGATCTGCTGGCTGTGGGTGATCTGAAAGTAAAAGTTGATCAGACTTTTCCACTGGAAGATGTGGGGAAAGCACATGAAGCTGTGGAAACGGGTCATGTAACCGGCAAAGTCGTGCTGGTGATCTAA
- the ilvA gene encoding threonine ammonia-lyase IlvA, producing MSQVLTSVNPLNILDAAVKLKPVVNRTPLTYSPTLSRRYNADIYLKREDMQIVRSYKLRGAYNKISSLDKDQLSKGVTCASAGNHAQGVAYACRQLDIKGVIFMPIITPKQKVNQVNMFGGDNIEIRLVGDTFDDCSVEAQAYTKAHGMTFVAPFDDPKIIEGQGTVAVEVLEDQSHIDYIFVPIGGGGLAAGTGTYFKTYSPHTKVIGVEPKGAASMTAALEKGEPVTLGEIERFVDGAAVKRVGTLNFEICKDVLDKMHTVAEGKVCTTILKLYNEDAIVVEPAGALSIAALDDFAKEIEGKKVVCIVSGGNNDIDRMQEIKERSLLYEGLKHYFIIRFIQRPGALKEFVNHVLGPDDDITRFEFIQKHNKEMGPALIGVELKKKEDYDILVANFSKYGIHYTALNEDDDLFGYLV from the coding sequence ATGTCCCAGGTATTAACAAGTGTTAATCCGCTCAATATTCTCGATGCAGCGGTGAAGTTGAAACCAGTGGTGAACAGAACACCGCTGACCTATAGTCCAACATTGTCACGCAGGTACAATGCCGATATTTATCTGAAAAGAGAAGACATGCAGATTGTACGCTCGTATAAGCTGCGTGGTGCATACAACAAGATCAGTAGTCTGGACAAAGATCAGCTGTCCAAAGGTGTAACATGTGCCAGCGCGGGTAACCATGCGCAGGGTGTTGCATATGCCTGTCGTCAGCTGGATATTAAAGGCGTCATCTTCATGCCGATCATTACCCCGAAGCAGAAGGTGAACCAGGTAAACATGTTTGGCGGAGATAATATTGAGATCAGACTGGTGGGAGATACATTTGATGATTGTTCTGTCGAAGCGCAGGCGTACACAAAAGCGCACGGTATGACATTCGTTGCTCCTTTTGACGACCCCAAGATCATAGAAGGACAAGGTACAGTAGCTGTAGAGGTACTGGAAGACCAGTCTCATATTGATTATATCTTTGTGCCTATCGGTGGTGGCGGACTCGCTGCCGGTACCGGTACTTATTTTAAAACATACAGTCCGCATACCAAAGTGATCGGGGTAGAACCAAAAGGTGCTGCGTCTATGACTGCTGCACTGGAAAAAGGGGAACCTGTAACGCTGGGCGAAATTGAGCGCTTTGTAGACGGTGCTGCCGTGAAGAGAGTAGGTACGCTGAATTTCGAAATCTGTAAAGATGTGCTGGATAAAATGCACACCGTAGCAGAAGGTAAGGTTTGTACTACCATCCTGAAATTGTACAATGAAGATGCGATCGTAGTGGAGCCGGCTGGCGCCCTGTCTATCGCCGCACTGGACGATTTTGCCAAAGAGATCGAAGGCAAGAAAGTAGTATGTATAGTAAGTGGTGGTAACAATGACATCGATCGCATGCAGGAGATCAAAGAGAGGTCTTTACTGTATGAAGGGCTGAAACATTACTTTATCATCCGCTTTATACAGCGCCCGGGAGCCCTGAAAGAGTTTGTGAACCATGTGCTGGGACCTGATGATGATATCACAAGATTTGAATTTATCCAAAAGCATAATAAAGAAATGGGTCCTGCACTGATAGGTGTGGAACTAAAAAAGAAAGAGGATTATGATATCCTGGTGGCCAATTTTTCGAAGTACGGTATTCATTATACTGCACTGAATGAAGATGATGACTTATTTGGTTACTTAGTGTAA